One region of Cuculus canorus isolate bCucCan1 chromosome 6, bCucCan1.pri, whole genome shotgun sequence genomic DNA includes:
- the LOC128852471 gene encoding protein tonB2-like, whose product MFRVCLALIFLFLLGTCFHQCKMKRTNIFEVPGMPEAEVLEEEEEEEALEELAPVAEPGEPEAPPAEVPAVTEEEKPEEKVSVVIPPKPVAVPKKPMAVPKKPVAEHKESVPLPKKPVAVSKKPEPVAAPKIPEPMTVPKTHEVPSAKGTDISD is encoded by the exons ATGTTCCGTGTCTGTCTTGCcctgatttttttgttcctacTTGGCACATGTTTTCACCAATGTAAAATGAAACGCACTAATATCTTTGAAGTGCCTGGGATGCCTGAGGCAGAGGtcctggaagaggaagaagaggaggaagcatTAGAAGAGCTGGCACCAGTTGCTGAGCCTGGAGAGCCAGAAGCTCCTCCAGCTGAAG TGCCTGCGGTGACTGAGGAGgaaaagccagaagaaaaagtGTCAGTGGTCATTCCCCCAAAGCCAGTGGCTGTGCCCAAGAAGCCTATGGCTGTGCCCAAGAAGCCTGTGGCTGAGCACAAAGAATCTGTACCTCTACCAAAGAAACCCGTGGCTGTGTCAAAGAAACCAGAGCCTGTGGCAGCGCCAAAGATACCAGAGCCTATGACTGTCCCTAAAACTCACGAAGTCCCTTCAGCTAAAGGTACAGACATCAGTGACTGA